CCAGAAAGGCCACCACATCGGCGATCTCGCTGGGCCGGGCCGGCCGGCCCAGCGGGATCCCTCCGAGCGCGGCCATCACGGATTCCAGCGCCGCCACTTGATCGATGTCAGCCGCCCGGGATATCCGCTCGATCAGCGCGTCGGCGGCGTCGGTCTGGATGAAACCCGGTGATACAGTGTTGACGCGAACACCCTTGGGCGCCAACTCGACTGACAGACCCTTGCTGTAGACGCGCAGCGCCGCCTTGGCCGCCGCGTAACCGAGGGTGCCGTCGTACAACGGCATTCGGCTCTGGATGGAGCCGATGTGGATGATCACCCCAGACCCCGCCTCCAGCATCGCCGGGATGAGAACACGATCCATCCGCACGGCCGCAAGCAGGTTGAGGTTCAACTCGGCCGCCCAGTGCTCGTCGGTCATCACCGCATGTCCACCCGCCGGCGTGGCCGAGCCTCCCGCGACGTGGACCACGATGTCCATCGGACCGTGTGCCGCGACATGCTCGGCCACCGCGGCGACACCGGCGCCGGAGGTGATATCCGCGGCCACGAAATCGTCTGCGATCACACCGATTTCAGGACGCGAGCGGGCCACCGCAGTGACATGCACTCCGTCGCGGCGTAACGCCGCCACGACCGCCGCACCGGCACCCCTGGTGCCGCCCGTGACCAGGGCGCGCCGTCCCGTCGTGGCACTCATGCGTCCGCCCTGAACACCGGCCAGCACAACTCCGTCTCCCACTCCGCCAGATCTTCTGTGTCCCAGTAAAACCGGCGGTAGTACTCGCGCAGCGGCGCCGCCACGCTGATCTCGTGACGCGTCGCGTAGGCGCCGAGCTCGCTGTATGCGAGATCGGCGTCGTCATGGCGGCCATGGTGAGTCAGCACCACCAGGTCGGCGGCGGGGAGCACAGCGGTTCGGATCCGGCCGGCCGGGTCGCCGACGAGGCCGCCCACCGGGAGGAACACCGTCACCTCACCGCGGTCTCGTTCGAAGATGTCGAAAGCGAACAGGGCTCCCGGCACACCGCGGGCCCCGACCTCGCCGGCGGCCGCTCGCAGTTCCTCCATTGCGGCCTCCCACCAGGACGTCAGTTGGTCCCGGTCCACCGTGGCGGTGATCAGCCACACCGGCGTCGCCGGCGCCGTGCGCCGCTGAATCCGGGACGTCGCGGGCGGCCGTTCCAGGATGGCCCGCAGTGACTCCACAGCCCGCCCAGTCGCAGCCAACTGCGTCTCGAGCCTGGCCAGATGCCCAGCGATCAGCGAGTTGCGCTGTTCGGGCGTCGCGGCCAGCACCGCCCGAACGTCCGGGATCGGCATATCGAGTTCACGCAGGCGCCGGACCACGGCCGCGGTGGCCACCTGCTCCGGCAGGTAGTACCGGTAACCCGTCGCCGGATCGACCTGATCGGGCACGACGAGCCCGACGTCGTGATAGTGCCGCAGGGCCTTGACCGTGAGTTGCGTCATCCGGGAGAAGTCCCCGATCGACAGGAGTGTCGCCACGAGGAGAAGTCTGGTGCCTCCCCCAACGGGAGGGTCAAGTTTCGCCGACGACCGGACGGGGCAGATGCTGTAACCATGGCAGGAGCGACGCGTGTCCTCTGGTTTCGTCGCGATCTGCGCATCCACGATCACCCGGCACTGCTCGCGGCCGCGGCCGACGGCGCCGACGTGCTCGCGTGCTACGTGCTGGACCCGCGACTGACGGCCTCGGCCGGAGCGAGGCGCCTGCAGTTCCTCTACGACTCCCTGCGCGAGGTTCGCGATGCGCTGGACGGGCGGCTGCTGGTGACCCGGGGCCGGGCGGAGACGCGAATCCCCCACCTGGCCAAGGCCGTTGGCGCCGAGTCGGTGCACATCACCGCCGACTGCACGCCGTTCGGCACCCGTCGCGACGACGCGGTCCGGGCCGCACTCGGTGACGTCCCGCTCGAGGCGACGGGGTCGCCATACCTGGTTTCCCCCGGCCGAGTGACCAAGAATGACGGCTCGGTCTACAGGATCTTCACGCCGTATCACCGGCGCTGGGTCGAACACGGCTGGCGTTCCGCCGCGACGTCGACGCCCACGTCCGCCCGGTTCCTGTCACTCGAGGACACCGGCGAGAAGACGCAGAAGATTCCCGACCCCGGAACCGAATTGAGCCTGCCCGCCGGAGAGCAGGCCGCCCGCGCGCGCTGGCACGAGTTCGTCGACGACGGTCTCGCCGACTACGCCACCACACGTGACCGCCCCGATCTGGACGCGACCAGTCGCATGTCGGCCTACCTGCACTTCGGCAACATCCACCCACGCACCATGGCAGCCGACCTGACCGGACCGGGCGAGGGGCCGCGGGCCTATCTGCGGGAACTGGCGTTCCGCGACTTCTACGCCACGGTGCTCAACGAGTGGCCCCGCAGTGCGTGGTCGAACTTCAACTCGGGCTTCGACGCGATGCAGGTCGACGAGGACGCCGAGGCCGAACAGGCCTATGCGGCCTGGAAAGCCGGGCGGACAGGGTTCCCCATCGTCGACGCGGGCATGCGCCAACTGCTCGAGACCGGGTTCATGCACAACCGAGTCCGGATGATCACCGCGTCATTCCTGGTGAAGGACCTGCACCTGCCTTGGCAGTGGGGAGCACGCTGGTTTCTGGAGCAGTTGATGGATGCCGACATGGCCAGCAATCAGCACGGCTGGCAGTGGGCCGCGGGGACCGGCACCGACGCCGCGCCG
The DNA window shown above is from Mycolicibacterium confluentis and carries:
- a CDS encoding SDR family oxidoreductase; this encodes MSATTGRRALVTGGTRGAGAAVVAALRRDGVHVTAVARSRPEIGVIADDFVAADITSGAGVAAVAEHVAAHGPMDIVVHVAGGSATPAGGHAVMTDEHWAAELNLNLLAAVRMDRVLIPAMLEAGSGVIIHIGSIQSRMPLYDGTLGYAAAKAALRVYSKGLSVELAPKGVRVNTVSPGFIQTDAADALIERISRAADIDQVAALESVMAALGGIPLGRPARPSEIADVVAFLASEAASSVVGADIVVDGGTVRTV
- a CDS encoding MerR family transcriptional regulator, encoding MATLLSIGDFSRMTQLTVKALRHYHDVGLVVPDQVDPATGYRYYLPEQVATAAVVRRLRELDMPIPDVRAVLAATPEQRNSLIAGHLARLETQLAATGRAVESLRAILERPPATSRIQRRTAPATPVWLITATVDRDQLTSWWEAAMEELRAAAGEVGARGVPGALFAFDIFERDRGEVTVFLPVGGLVGDPAGRIRTAVLPAADLVVLTHHGRHDDADLAYSELGAYATRHEISVAAPLREYYRRFYWDTEDLAEWETELCWPVFRADA
- a CDS encoding cryptochrome/photolyase family protein; amino-acid sequence: MAGATRVLWFRRDLRIHDHPALLAAAADGADVLACYVLDPRLTASAGARRLQFLYDSLREVRDALDGRLLVTRGRAETRIPHLAKAVGAESVHITADCTPFGTRRDDAVRAALGDVPLEATGSPYLVSPGRVTKNDGSVYRIFTPYHRRWVEHGWRSAATSTPTSARFLSLEDTGEKTQKIPDPGTELSLPAGEQAARARWHEFVDDGLADYATTRDRPDLDATSRMSAYLHFGNIHPRTMAADLTGPGEGPRAYLRELAFRDFYATVLNEWPRSAWSNFNSGFDAMQVDEDAEAEQAYAAWKAGRTGFPIVDAGMRQLLETGFMHNRVRMITASFLVKDLHLPWQWGARWFLEQLMDADMASNQHGWQWAAGTGTDAAPYFRVFNPDSQRDKFDPTGDYVRRWVPEINTAGYPAPIVDHGQERREALRRYGEIS